The DNA segment CACCCCATCACCCTGCAGCTGACCGGAGTCGTTGGCGAAATCGGTATAGCCGTATCCAGCTTTAACCGTGTGCATGCCTGTTGCCTGGGATTGGGCTGATAGCCCCATTAAGCCGATGCTTGCCGCTATTGCGACAGACCATTGAAGTGGTCGTCTCATGTGTGCGCACTCTGTTTATAGATCTGTCAGATCAGGTTAGCCCAAGTTTCTGATTCATCAATAATTGATCATATTTTGTGCGACTCACGGGTCAGGATGCGGCTGGGTGTGAGGTGGTAAACGCATTACCGGGATTGGGGTTATTGGTCAGGCTCGGCACTGTTTTGCCGGTCTTTTAGCGCCGTTTCAGCTTCCTCGCATCGCCCGGCTTCGGCAGTTACCCGGTCCATTAGCCCTTTATAAAGGAAAGACATGCCACCGGTTAATACTGCCGCCCCTCCGCTAAGCAGAACACCCTTGTTATTCAGGCCAACACTGGGTTGCGCCAACGTTCCGCTCAATTTCACAAAGGGCGTGACAAACATATCGGCACTGACGCCAACACCCTCTCGGGGTTTGGTATTAAATTCAATGGCGAGAGTTTCCTGGTTTAGATCGATATTGCCGCCACCGACCACCATTAGTTGTTCGCTCTGCATCAGAAACCCTTCAATATCGCCCTCGCCGGATTCAAACTCGATAGCAAATAGACTGCACTCCCATTGTGTAAATTCTTCTTTTTCAGCGAACGGATTTATGGCATTGAACAACTGAGTAAGAATGTCTCCGGTAAATTTTTCGATAAGCGCATTGCTGACTTTGCCCTTGCCTTGGTTGGCCACGACGTTTCCATCCAGGTTGGATGCCAGTGCGCGGGGTGAATCTCCACTGCTGTGCAGGTCTATATTCATATTGGAAACCGGAATCTGTTCTTCAGGGACCGAGGCTCCGGATAGCAATGCCAATTTCAGGTCACGGACTTTCGTGTCGATGCGGATGTCGGCTTTTTTGTCGGAGGTGTTCAGTGTTAGCTTGTTATCGTATTTTCCACTGAGCTTGCCTTCGAAGGCATTGGACACCGTCATTTTGCCGTTCTTCGCTTGCGCCTGAATAGTCACATTTTTGAATTCGGCATCCTGCACTATCAAGCGGGTAATACTAAGGTCGGTATCCAGACTCAATGCTTGTAGCGTATCGAAAGGGAGAGGGGTTTCGTCAAAAATATAATGGGTTTCGCCGTTGGATTTGGCTTCCGTTTTCTCTGCTTTTGGCTTGCTTGCAGGTTGATGATTAATAAAGGGGGTAAGATCAATTAAATCCGACTTGGCCTGCAGGTGGATCACCGGGCGCTCGTTATTTTCTATATGTGCTTTTCCGGTCAGCGTGCTGCTGCCGATTTGGACACGGTAGGATGGCATATCGACTTTGTTGCCAGCCAGCATAAACTCGCTTTGAATTTCGAACGGTAAAGGGGGTAAATCCGGGCTCAATAAGCTGAGTTTGTCGCCGGAGGCCCGAGCGGAAAGTTCAACGCGACTGGTACCGGTATCAATTTCCCCATCCAGGGTGATACGGATTCCTTTGGTGCTGGCAACCACGCGTTTAAGCATGACGTTCCCCTTTGACATGGATACATGGCCTTCCAGTGATAGCTCGGTATCCGGTAATTCTTCGATTTTAAGCAGGCCCCCCAAATCAGACAGGGTACTCAAAGAGGAACTGAAATTGACGGTATCTTCAGGGTAATCGTATTTGGACACGAGCTTAACTTCACCGGCTTGTGCCCTGAGGTCGGTATGGTGCTCCGACACCTGGCCAGAGACGGACAGCGGGATGTCGATAAAGCGGCCTGTGCCATTGATTTCGGTAGTGGCGGAATCGCGTTGGTTAACTGTAAACGACTCAACACGAAGCGATAAATCTTCAGCATCGGGTTGTCGGTAGATCACCACAATATTGCTCATGTCCGCGGTTTGAATATCATAGGAAAACGCCGCCTTGTCCGCTTCGTTTTTTTGCTCCGGTTCCGCGTCGTTATTTTGAGCCAGGTCAAATTCCCAGTTCGACTTGTCATCTGCACTGCTTTCGACCAGCAAGCGTATGTTCTCAAGTTGCAGTTTTTCCACCTCGATCCGCTCGGAAAACAGTGGCATCAACTTGATTTCCATGTAGCCTTTACCTGCTGTCAGCATCTCAGGTTCTGAGCCCCAGGAAGGGTTGGCTAGCGTCAAATCTTCGAATAACAGCGTGGGGGTAGGTAATAACTTTAACGAGAAGTCGCCATTGATACGGAATTCGCGGTCGATGACGTCGCTGAGGGTGGATTCCAATTTTGGTTTGAGTACACCGAAATCGAACGTCCACAAAAACAGTATTGCCAAGGTGAGCACTATCGCCAGGGAAATACCGGTGATCTTCAAAAATAGGCGCCCCGTCATCTCATTCTTTTCCATATCGCTGTGGAGAATGGATATAACCATACCGTGCGGTCATGCACATTCTCCAGAGTTTTCTATAATTCCTTATCTGAAGCCCATTCTGTTTTCTGCGGTAAGGAAGCCTATTGATGAGTCAAGCGACAAGCGTGTCCGTTCCTGTAACGAATTTGTGCCATATTTCCCGGACACTACCGTACTTTAGCGATTGGTCGGCTCCTGAGCTTAAGTCCGTGGTGTCAGGCTGCCGCACGCTGCAGATGTCTGCTCCGCAGCGTATTATCCAGGTTAACGGGATGGAGCCTTTCGCCTATTTTCTGGTGAAAGGAGAGGTGACGGTGGAAATGCCGACAGGCGAGATCCGAACTATCCGTGAGGGTGATCCGGATGCGGGATACCCCATTGCTAATCTGCGGCCCAGCCCTTACAGCGTAACGGCGGCAGCGGGGGCGATTTTGTTGCGCATCGAAGCTTCAAAGCTGCGCAGCCATCAAGCCTCACGCAAACCTGCCAGTCTGTTCACTGATGATGAAGTCGCCGGCCTTGACTGGATCGATCACCCGTTGGTGACCCGTTTAATAAAACAGGCTCGTAACGGAACTCTCTCGTTGCCCGCAATGCCGGGAATCGCTTTGCGGGTACGAAAATCGCTGGAACGGGATGACTATCGACTGAATGAGATTGTGGCGATCATTTCTGCGGATCCGGCCATTGTTGCGCGCCTGTTGAATATCGCTAACAGTGCACTGTTCCGGGGCTGCCGTCCGTGTGAATCAGTAAGAACCGGGTTGCAACGGTTAGGGGTGAACAAGACGTTGCAGATTGTTATGAGTTTGGCGGCGCGGGATTTGTTTGTGGTGAAGGACGCAAATCTGAAGAAGCTGATGCTGCAACGCTGGCGCCACGCAATCGATATTGCGGCTTTGTGTGCCGTGTTGGCGAGGCATACCCAGGGGCTGCAAAGTGAAAATGCGTTATTAGCGGGATTGTTGCATGAAATCGGTGCATTGCCGCTGCTGCGATCGGTGTCCTCTTATCCGGATTTGCTGGCGCAACCGGAGGTGCTTCAGGATATGCTTGACCGACTTACCCCGGAGCTGACGGCCATGTCGCTGCACCAGTGGGGTTTCGAAGACGCTTTCATTACTGCAGCACGGCACCAGAATAACTGGTTTCGTGACCATGACGGTCCGGCGGACTATACGGATGTGTTATTGCTCGCGCATCTGCATGCGCTGGCGGGTCAGCGAGCGCGACTCAAATTACCCCGGATAGATGAAATCCCGGCGTTTCAGAAGTTGGCTGCCGGGCAACTGACGCCGCAGTTGAGCCTGGGAGTTTTGGATGAAGCCAAAGGGCAAATCCAGGAGCTGAAATCGTTGCTGGCGTAAGCGAACGTTGCTGTGTGAATTGGGGCGCGGTTAGCGCTGTTTTTTTAACGAGTCGGCCAATCTTGCGCGGCTCTGTTCCAGCCACTGCCTGCGATCGATATTGGCTTTATCGAACATCGGGCTGCCGCCCACATCCTGCAACATAATGACGCCATGCAGTGAGCCTCGCATCTGCATGGCAACGGAAAGCGGGTCAGATTCCGGGGCGAGGTTGGTGGTGTTGTCGTTGATGCCCAGTTGAACGCACTCTGTCATCAGTCCCATGATGCGGGATTCATGTTCAGAGAATTCCTGTTGCGATGGTGTGATCTCCTCCTCAGTTTGAATCGCAGAACTGGCCAGGCTGCAGGCCAGGGTCAGAATGCGAAACTGACTGGTGTCCTCCAGATAGAAGTCCACATAGGCGCGGCCCAACGCGTTCAGCTTTTCGATTCCGGTTTGGCCCTGAGCCGAATATTGCTGCATGCGCTGGAAAAGAATTTCAGACGCCCGTCCGCACAAACCCAGATGAATATCTTCTTTGTCACGGAAATAAACATAGAGTAATGCCCGGCTTAGCCCTGCACTCTTTGCGATAGAATCCATGGAGGTTTTATCGAAACGCTCCTGCAGGAACGCTTCCTCAGCGGCGTCCAGGATGGCTTCCCGGCGGGCCAGCTTTTCGTCGTCGTTGCGGGATCGTGGTTTCACGGTGTAGCAGCCTCCTTTTACTCATAAGATAATTGACATATTGCCATTAATTAACATAATGTCAATTAGCATAGCATATCAGCGTCAAACAGCGGAGGCGTTCGTGAAAACCAAAATCCTAATCAGTATAGTCGTGGTCGGAGTGGCTGCAACCGTGTGGCAGGTGCGCCCGGTGGCCGAGACTGTGCAGAGGACCCCGGCAGCATTGCCGATCCGGGTGGCAGAAGTGTCAAAAGAGCCACTGGTTGAGTCCAGAGTTTTTACCGGAACGACACGACCGGTGAACCGGGCTGTGGTCCGGTCTCAGATTGCGGGCAGGGTGGCAAAGTTACCCGCGTTTCTGGGTCAGCAAGTAAAGCAGGGCGATTTGTTATTGGAATTGTACAACCCCGAAGCCGCTCCGGCCGTGTTGATTGCGGAACGCCAGTGGCGTCAGGCACAGTCACAACAGGGGCAGCGCCAACGGGATTACGACCGCCTACAAGCATTGGTAAAGAAAGGCACTGCCAGTAAGCAAGAGCATGAGCAGGCGCGTACCGCGCTGGAAACAGCGAATGACGCTATGCTGGGTGCCGAGAGTGAATATCATCGGGCGCAACAGCTGGATGCAGAGCGGTTAATCCGCGCCCCCTTCGACGGGGTGGTTACCGCGATAGATACCGACATTGGTGAAGTGGTTTCTCCGGGACAACATCTGATCCGGGTGGCTGATCCGGGGCAGGTTGAGCTGGAGCTGGTGGTCAGTCAGGACATTGCCGACAGTCTCCAAATAGCCGATGCAGTGAATGTCACCTTACCGTTGTCAGGCGATGCCCAACGAAAAGCGGTGGTGGCCGAAATCAGCCCGTTCCGTGAGCGGCGAGCGTTACCGACAATTGTTTTACGCTTCCCGTCGGGGGATGTGCGGCCGGGCATTGCCGCCAGTGCGCACTTCCATTATGAACAGGGTGAAGCGTATCAGGTTCCTGTGGGTGCCCTAGTGAGTAATGGTGACGGTGCTATTTTGTATCGCGTCGACAACGACAATAAAGCGTGGCAAGTACCGGTGAAGGTTCTGGATATGCAAAATCAGTTGGTCGCGATTCATGGTGATCTGAACAGCGGTGACAGAGTGGTGGTGGCCGGTAGTCATCGCTTGCATAACGGGGCATTGGTAAGCTCCCAGCCAGACCCGAAATCAGATAATCAGCCGGAACAGTAGCCATGAAATTGTTTGAAATAATGCGGCATTACCAGCGTTTGGCATACGCATTAACCGGCATGTTAATCATGGTCGGCATTGCCTCCTGGTTTACGATGGCGCGACAGGAAGATCCCAGCTTTCCCCAGCGTGCCGGATTGATCAAGGTCGTCTTTCCCGGGGTGACCGCCGGGCAAATTGAAAAACTGATCACCGAACCATTGGAAGAACAGCTCACGGAAGTGGAAGAGTTACGGTCGATTAAGTCCACTTCCAGAGACGATGTGGTGCTGGTAGTAATGCAGCTACAGGATCGTATTTATGATACCGATGCCGCCTGGGACCGGGTGCGTCGTGCGATGGAAAAGGCAGAGCGCGATTTTCCCCAGGGGGTCGTTGAATTTTCTCTGGATGATCAACGGGTTGAGATTCCGGCTGTGGTAATCAGCGTGGTCGGCAGTGGCGATATCGTGTCGATGGCCGAACAGGCGGAGAAGTTAAAAAAGCAATTGCTTCATGTGGCCGGTGTTTCCCGCATAGAAATTAATGGCGATCCGGAAAAAGAATTACGTATTGAGCTGGATAATAATACGCTCAATCAACTGGGCATTAACCGCGATCAGGTGGTCGCTGCGATTCAGACCCATAATAAAATTATTCCCGGCGGACTAATACGCACCGGTAATCAGGGATTGAGAATCGCCAGCGGCTCCGATCTGCAACACACCGGTGACATCGAAGCGATACCAATTGCCTTACCGAACGGTCAGCGTATTCCGCTGCACGCTTTGGGTAAAATCAGCATTGCGCCAAAGGAACCGAAAGCAGCCCAGTCCTATCATAAAGGGGCGCGAGCAGTTTCTTTGGGTATTTTTCTGCAGCGTGGCCAGGTCGATTCCATAAAATTCGGGGTTGCATTGCGTGAGCGTCTCGATTCGGTTCGTGAACAATACGCACCGTTAAAAATCGAAGAAATATTTTTCCAGCCAGATTTTGTGGCAGATCGGCTTTCGGGGCTGCAACTCAGTTTGCTCGGCAGCATCAGTATCATCGCCCTGGCCGTGGTGTTTGCATTGGGCTGGCGGAACGGGTTGATGGTGGCTTCGGTAGTGCCGGTCGTGGCGATAATCGCATTAGCAATTTACAGTATCGGTGGCGGTGTGTTGCACCAGATTGCGGTAATCGGAGTGGTTATTTCATTGGGTATCCTGGTGGATAACGCAATCGTTGTGGTAGAAGCCATTGAGCAGGGCTTGCAGCAGGGGTTGAACCGAAAAGCAGCGGTCAAAGAGGCGGTTGCCAAGATGGCCTTTCCTTTGTTTACGTCGACTGGCACCACCGTTGCGGCGTTTATTCCGTTGTTGCTGAGTAAGGGCGGAACCGGAGACTTTACCCGCGGTGTGCCGGTGATGATCATTCTTTCTTTGATCATCAGCTACATCATTTCGGTGTTAGTACTGCCCCTATTGGCTGAGCACCTGGTGCGTGAACGGGTGCGAAAAAAGAGTCGATTTCTGGAGTACACGTCAGAAAAACTGGTGAGTATCAGCCGGTATCATGCGGGTAAAGCGATGATAGTCGGGCTGGCTGCCTTGGTATTGACTCTTGCTTTGCTGCCAATGCTGAAGCTCCAGTTTTTCCCTTCCGCAGACCGGGATCAGGTTTATATTGATATAACGCTGCCCGGTGATGCCACTCTTGAACGAACCCTGACATTGAGTAGTCAAGTAGAAGAAGCACTGCTGGAGCGAATCGATGTCAGCGATGTTTTCAGGTCAGTGGGTATGACGGGCTTCCGTTTCTACTACAATCTGGATGGCGTGCCGGATTCCACAAACTTGGCGCGACTGATGGTCAATACGACGGGGCTGGCGGCGAACCAGCATATAATTGATTGGGTCGAAGATACTTTGCAGCCCCGGTTTCCGGAAGCAACGTTAATTGCCAAGAAGTTGGGTCAAGGACCGCCTTCACCTGCTCCGGTTGAAATCCGGCTGATCGGGCAAAGTCAATCGCAACTGTTTAAAGCGGCAGATCAGGTTAAAGCGATATTGGCGCGGGCGCCGGGAACCCATATGATTCGCGATGACCTGGATACCGGGATTGCCGAATTTTCGGTACGCGTTGAGAATAATACCGCGCAGGAGTTGGGCATCAGCAATGAACAAGTGGCGACGGGATTGTTTGGTCAATCACGAGGATTGAATGCCGGCGAGTATCGGTACGGTGATGATCCAATTACCATCCGTATCCGTTCTGACGGGGGTGATCATACACAGGCTGAAGAGTTACGCAGCCTCTACCTGTATGACGAGAATGGCGATGCCGTTCCGTTGGATGCCGTTGCGGAAGTGTCTGCACAATGGAGCCCGGCGGTGATTCACCATTATGGCGGGCAACGTTCGGTGACTATGTTGAGTGAGCTGTTACCTGGTGCGGCTTACAACGAAGTGCTGGCGGCATTAGACAAGGAATTAGAACACCAGCCACTGCCGGATGGGGTAGAGCTGGAATTGGGCGGTGATGCAGAAGGGTCATCCAAAGCCAATAATGCGCTGTTGAAAACCGCTCCGCTGGGCATTATGTTGTTGTTGTTCTTCATGTTGTTGCAGTTCAATAGTTTTCGGCGCCTGGGTATTATCCTGACCACCATTCCGCTTTCCGCGATGGGTATCATTCCGGGCCTGTTCCTGAGCGGTCAGCCATTCGGCTTTCAATCTTTGCTGGGTGTGATCGCTCTGATCGGCATTGTCGTCAATAATGCGATTGTATTATTGGATTTAGTGGATGCTCGTTTGGCTGAAGGGGTTTCCGTGGATGAGGCGGTAGCGCAGTCAATCCGGGAACGTACCGCACCCATTCTGTTGACTACAGCGACGACGGTGCTGGGATTGTTGCCGCTCGCGTTGTCTGCATCAACATTGTGGCCGCCGATGGCCTGGGCGATTATCTCCGGGCTGATGATGTCGACGTTGCTGACGTTGGTGTTTATACCGGTATTGTGTCGCGTTCTGCTGACTCCATCGCAGTCGTTACCACAGCCGGGAGTAATACCCGCTTAGATCTGTCCGTCCTGTCCGTAACGCTTGACTGCTACAACGCTTATCTGAATTTGTTTTCATCGGAATTCAGATAAGTTTCTTCTTCTGCCGTAGAGGATCGGCCGAGTAGTGTGTTGCGGTGGGGGAAGCGACCGAAGCGTTCCACCACCGCGCTGAGTGCTTGCAGCTTCCGGTCTGCTGCGTTATCCGGCAATGTGGATTGCACCCTGCTCGGTGCCCTCACAAGGGTGAGCATAGCCCTGCTGTAGCAATATAACCCGTTTCGCAGAGGCAATGGTTTCGGGGCGGTGGGCGATGATGATACGGGTCAGATCAAGCCGTTTAATGGCGTCGTTCACCTGCTTTTCCCGCTGCACATCCAGGTGGCTGGTGGCTTCATCCAATAGCAGGATTTTCGGGTTTTTATATAATGCACGGGCCAACAGAATACGCTGTTGCTGGCCGCCGGAAAGGGCGCCACCCATGTCACCGATCAGGGTGTTGTAATGCATCGGCATGGCCATGATATCGTCGTGTATACAGGCCATTTTCGCGCAGCGCATGATGTGCTCCCGATCGGACTCTGGCGCGAAAAAACAAATGTTGTCGGCGATGGAGCCGGCAAATAGATGATCGTCCTGTAACACCGCACCGACCTTGTCCCGGTAAGACTCGATATCTATTTGTTGAAGATTGATCCCGTCAACCATAATCTCGCCACTAACCGGGCTTAGTAAGCCCAGTAATAGTTTCATCAGTGTGGTTTTACCGCAGCCGGATGCCCCGATAATCGCAACACATTCGCCCTCCTCAATATTGAGATTTAGATTTTGCAGGATGAGGGGGGTGGTGTCGGCGTAGGAAAAATTCAGTGCTTTTATCTCAATGCGATAGCCGGTAGCGACAGGGCGGGTATCATGGGTGCCGTTGGCTCGCTCCGGCTCTGTTAGCGCGATGTCGGACACCCGCTCGCTATGCAATCCCAGCATTTTATATTCAATAGCCTTTTCAATCAGTGCGATGGTCCGGGTGCTGAATTGCTCTTTATAAGCCAGGAATGCGATCAGCATACCCACAGAAAAATGTTGATCCAGAATCAATAAAGCGCCAATCCAGATCACCAGAATATTCTCGACACTGAAAATCAGGTTGTTGGCAATGCGATAGACTATCTGCAGTTTCTGGTAGCGGACATCGGCATTGAAATGGTCGACGACCAGGTTTTGGAAGTGGGCATTGCGATGGGTAATCCGGTTGAACAGTTTTATGCTCTGGATACCACGAACGGTTTCAAGCAGGTTGCTGTGTTGTATCGCTGAACGGTGAATTTTTTCTTCAGTGGCGGCTCTGAGTGGTGCGAACAGGATTGTGCGGAGACACAGATAACAGACAGTCGCCAGTATCACGATGCAGGATAATTTAATGCTGTAAATCAGCATCATAATGGCAGTGAAAAAAGCCATTAGACCATCAATTACGGCTTCCAGAAAGCTATGGGTCAGCGTGCGCTGAATCACGTTCATGGATTCAAAGCGCGATACTATGTCTCCCAGGTGCCGGCGTTCAAAAAACGAGTAGGGCAGGTTGAGCATTTTGCGGAAAAGGTTGCTCAATAGCTGCAAGTTAACGGTGCTACCCAGAACCAATACCACCCAGCTACGTACCGCTTCGACTACCACCTTGAACAAGACCAGCAAT comes from the Ketobacter sp. MCCC 1A13808 genome and includes:
- a CDS encoding peptidase domain-containing ABC transporter; its protein translation is MRHIDFSGRRSTPMIMQSEASECGLACLAMVAGFHRMHLDMPGLRSRFSSSLQGITLQHLMLFSRQLNFQCRPLRIELKELNQLRLPAILHWNFNHFVVLTRVKGQALTLHDPSRGKLVMEWHQASPHFTGIALELTPDQEFTVHKPAVRLKLLHLLGKLPGIRLSVIQILLLALALEFLTLLMPWFTQLVLDDAIVSGDRNLLHVIALGFLLLVLFKVVVEAVRSWVVLVLGSTVNLQLLSNLFRKMLNLPYSFFERRHLGDIVSRFESMNVIQRTLTHSFLEAVIDGLMAFFTAIMMLIYSIKLSCIVILATVCYLCLRTILFAPLRAATEEKIHRSAIQHSNLLETVRGIQSIKLFNRITHRNAHFQNLVVDHFNADVRYQKLQIVYRIANNLIFSVENILVIWIGALLILDQHFSVGMLIAFLAYKEQFSTRTIALIEKAIEYKMLGLHSERVSDIALTEPERANGTHDTRPVATGYRIEIKALNFSYADTTPLILQNLNLNIEEGECVAIIGASGCGKTTLMKLLLGLLSPVSGEIMVDGINLQQIDIESYRDKVGAVLQDDHLFAGSIADNICFFAPESDREHIMRCAKMACIHDDIMAMPMHYNTLIGDMGGALSGGQQQRILLARALYKNPKILLLDEATSHLDVQREKQVNDAIKRLDLTRIIIAHRPETIASAKRVILLQQGYAHPCEGTEQGAIHIAG
- a CDS encoding AsmA family protein, with protein sequence MVISILHSDMEKNEMTGRLFLKITGISLAIVLTLAILFLWTFDFGVLKPKLESTLSDVIDREFRINGDFSLKLLPTPTLLFEDLTLANPSWGSEPEMLTAGKGYMEIKLMPLFSERIEVEKLQLENIRLLVESSADDKSNWEFDLAQNNDAEPEQKNEADKAAFSYDIQTADMSNIVVIYRQPDAEDLSLRVESFTVNQRDSATTEINGTGRFIDIPLSVSGQVSEHHTDLRAQAGEVKLVSKYDYPEDTVNFSSSLSTLSDLGGLLKIEELPDTELSLEGHVSMSKGNVMLKRVVASTKGIRITLDGEIDTGTSRVELSARASGDKLSLLSPDLPPLPFEIQSEFMLAGNKVDMPSYRVQIGSSTLTGKAHIENNERPVIHLQAKSDLIDLTPFINHQPASKPKAEKTEAKSNGETHYIFDETPLPFDTLQALSLDTDLSITRLIVQDAEFKNVTIQAQAKNGKMTVSNAFEGKLSGKYDNKLTLNTSDKKADIRIDTKVRDLKLALLSGASVPEEQIPVSNMNIDLHSSGDSPRALASNLDGNVVANQGKGKVSNALIEKFTGDILTQLFNAINPFAEKEEFTQWECSLFAIEFESGEGDIEGFLMQSEQLMVVGGGNIDLNQETLAIEFNTKPREGVGVSADMFVTPFVKLSGTLAQPSVGLNNKGVLLSGGAAVLTGGMSFLYKGLMDRVTAEAGRCEEAETALKDRQNSAEPDQ
- a CDS encoding efflux RND transporter permease subunit, which gives rise to MKLFEIMRHYQRLAYALTGMLIMVGIASWFTMARQEDPSFPQRAGLIKVVFPGVTAGQIEKLITEPLEEQLTEVEELRSIKSTSRDDVVLVVMQLQDRIYDTDAAWDRVRRAMEKAERDFPQGVVEFSLDDQRVEIPAVVISVVGSGDIVSMAEQAEKLKKQLLHVAGVSRIEINGDPEKELRIELDNNTLNQLGINRDQVVAAIQTHNKIIPGGLIRTGNQGLRIASGSDLQHTGDIEAIPIALPNGQRIPLHALGKISIAPKEPKAAQSYHKGARAVSLGIFLQRGQVDSIKFGVALRERLDSVREQYAPLKIEEIFFQPDFVADRLSGLQLSLLGSISIIALAVVFALGWRNGLMVASVVPVVAIIALAIYSIGGGVLHQIAVIGVVISLGILVDNAIVVVEAIEQGLQQGLNRKAAVKEAVAKMAFPLFTSTGTTVAAFIPLLLSKGGTGDFTRGVPVMIILSLIISYIISVLVLPLLAEHLVRERVRKKSRFLEYTSEKLVSISRYHAGKAMIVGLAALVLTLALLPMLKLQFFPSADRDQVYIDITLPGDATLERTLTLSSQVEEALLERIDVSDVFRSVGMTGFRFYYNLDGVPDSTNLARLMVNTTGLAANQHIIDWVEDTLQPRFPEATLIAKKLGQGPPSPAPVEIRLIGQSQSQLFKAADQVKAILARAPGTHMIRDDLDTGIAEFSVRVENNTAQELGISNEQVATGLFGQSRGLNAGEYRYGDDPITIRIRSDGGDHTQAEELRSLYLYDENGDAVPLDAVAEVSAQWSPAVIHHYGGQRSVTMLSELLPGAAYNEVLAALDKELEHQPLPDGVELELGGDAEGSSKANNALLKTAPLGIMLLLFFMLLQFNSFRRLGIILTTIPLSAMGIIPGLFLSGQPFGFQSLLGVIALIGIVVNNAIVLLDLVDARLAEGVSVDEAVAQSIRERTAPILLTTATTVLGLLPLALSASTLWPPMAWAIISGLMMSTLLTLVFIPVLCRVLLTPSQSLPQPGVIPA
- a CDS encoding DUF924 family protein; this translates as MPDNAADRKLQALSAVVERFGRFPHRNTLLGRSSTAEEETYLNSDENKFR
- a CDS encoding efflux RND transporter periplasmic adaptor subunit, whose amino-acid sequence is MKTKILISIVVVGVAATVWQVRPVAETVQRTPAALPIRVAEVSKEPLVESRVFTGTTRPVNRAVVRSQIAGRVAKLPAFLGQQVKQGDLLLELYNPEAAPAVLIAERQWRQAQSQQGQRQRDYDRLQALVKKGTASKQEHEQARTALETANDAMLGAESEYHRAQQLDAERLIRAPFDGVVTAIDTDIGEVVSPGQHLIRVADPGQVELELVVSQDIADSLQIADAVNVTLPLSGDAQRKAVVAEISPFRERRALPTIVLRFPSGDVRPGIAASAHFHYEQGEAYQVPVGALVSNGDGAILYRVDNDNKAWQVPVKVLDMQNQLVAIHGDLNSGDRVVVAGSHRLHNGALVSSQPDPKSDNQPEQ
- a CDS encoding HDOD domain-containing protein produces the protein MSQATSVSVPVTNLCHISRTLPYFSDWSAPELKSVVSGCRTLQMSAPQRIIQVNGMEPFAYFLVKGEVTVEMPTGEIRTIREGDPDAGYPIANLRPSPYSVTAAAGAILLRIEASKLRSHQASRKPASLFTDDEVAGLDWIDHPLVTRLIKQARNGTLSLPAMPGIALRVRKSLERDDYRLNEIVAIISADPAIVARLLNIANSALFRGCRPCESVRTGLQRLGVNKTLQIVMSLAARDLFVVKDANLKKLMLQRWRHAIDIAALCAVLARHTQGLQSENALLAGLLHEIGALPLLRSVSSYPDLLAQPEVLQDMLDRLTPELTAMSLHQWGFEDAFITAARHQNNWFRDHDGPADYTDVLLLAHLHALAGQRARLKLPRIDEIPAFQKLAAGQLTPQLSLGVLDEAKGQIQELKSLLA
- a CDS encoding TetR/AcrR family transcriptional regulator, whose amino-acid sequence is MKPRSRNDDEKLARREAILDAAEEAFLQERFDKTSMDSIAKSAGLSRALLYVYFRDKEDIHLGLCGRASEILFQRMQQYSAQGQTGIEKLNALGRAYVDFYLEDTSQFRILTLACSLASSAIQTEEEITPSQQEFSEHESRIMGLMTECVQLGINDNTTNLAPESDPLSVAMQMRGSLHGVIMLQDVGGSPMFDKANIDRRQWLEQSRARLADSLKKQR